TCTTGGCGGCCGGACAGAAGGGGGTGTTCACCGTTTCATCCGACTCAAGGACCAAGGCGCTGAGCCGGATCGTGGCGGGGCGGGGAGAGCCTGGCGGATGGTGGCTATCCTCTCATTTGGGAGTTTCGCCCGACTTGCTGGTGGTTTCGTCGGCTGGACTCTCTTATGCCTGGGCCCCCAAAGCATCGCTGGAGCTCCGGGAGGGCGATTTCCAATCCGATGCACTCGACTCGATTGTGGATGTGGACTTGCTCGGCAAGGATTTGCTGATTCTCGGGGGGTGGCGAGGTGACCAGGGTGCCTATGCGCCGGATGGTTCGATTGCCTGGCTGCTGGAACTCGGGGGCGAATCTACCGTGAGGCGTCCGGTGTTCTATTCGCGAAGTGGTCCCGGTACCCCTTCAATGGGGGCATGTGGAGGGTTGGCACTGGGTGCTGCGCGCTTTATGAGAGATGGCGCTTTTGTGCTCGTTCCAGGAGTAGAGGACGGTGTTTTCTGGTACGACGCTGAAGGCCAGCTCCTTCGAACCTGGGAAAGTCGCGAGTTTGGCTTGAGGGATGAGTGTGCCGCGGCCCAACGGACGAAAGAACGTATCCGTGCCGATCCGGTGGCCCGTAACCGATGGCACAACCAGCGAATCCTCGTGGATGAGGTGCTGCCGCTGACGACCGGTTTCGGCCTCGTTCTGCGTTCCGTAGAAGACGGCGTCGCAAGCTGGCGGTTGGCTCGTGCTCACCGCGACGGTCGCATCGATTGGTTCGATCTCCCTTTCACCGGCGGCTCGTGGTCGTATCTGAAGGGAGACGTACGAGATCATCGGGCAGTCTTCCTGATCGTTGAGCACAGCGCGAGCCTCGATCCTCCAGCAACCCGCCCTCGCCTGATATTCGCTGATCTGCATCTGCCTGAGTTGGAGGTTGAGCGGAAGGCCCAGCCCGCCGCCAGGCCGACTTTTGAATCAGAGCCGGCGTCGAATTGATGTGCAAAGGACTGATCGGGGCGCTTCTCCTCGGCTTGGTGGGAACTTCAATCTTTGCCGCGACCGAGCCGCCAGTCGAAGTCGGACGCGCCGTGGCGGTCGCTGCCGGGCTTGAGGCCATTCCGTTGTCCTGGAGCGAACGCCTAGATGCCGGTCGGCACTCGCAATTCACCGCCTTCTGGCAGTGGTCCAACGAGTCTCCACCCACGAGGTCTTCGGTCGCGGATCCTCCCCCGGAGACCTTCGACGAGGCTCTAGATTGGCTCGACATCAGCGTGGAGATGGGCGAGAGTCCTCTGCCGAAGGGCCTTTCTTTGATCGCGGCACCGGTCGAAATGTGGCGCGAAGTGCCAGAACCGCTGTTGCCCTCCTGGCGAGTGCCGGCCAGCGGGCGAGTGCGGATTCCCTCTTCCGATGTTCCTTGGCGAATCCGCCTCTTGGGGGAAGGCTTCGGGACGGATTGGATTGAGCTGCCCGGAACGATTCGAAACCAGGTGTTGAGACTGACCCCGGCGACCGACCGGCGGTTGCGGTTGGTCGATCGAGCCGGCGACCCTCGGGCCGGCGAAGCGCTACAGATCTTTCGCACCGGCAAGGGTCGCGGGAATCGGGTGAGCCTTTTCCGGTCCGACGCCGAGGGAACTGTGGTTTTGCCATCCCTTCCCGGTCCACTGGAACTGGAAGTGATGGTTCTGGGGGAGACCACCGCCGCTCTGATCTGGCGGGGCAGGGCTTCGAGCCTGCCGGAGACACTGGTGCTTTTGCCGGGGGCGGCGCTGGAAGGGTCGGTGATCGACGCCCGTTCCGGTGAGCCGCTCGCCGGTGTTCGGGTGGCCGTGAGGGCGTTCACGGCTCCCGGCTCTGAGCGGGTGGTGGCACGCGGCGCCGTCAGCGAGGAGACTGGAGCTTGGCGGGTGGAAGGATTGGCGATCGGGAAAGCACAGGTTGCTTGGTCGCATGAGGGGTTTGCCCACCAGTCCAGGGTAGTGGAGTTGAGAGAAGGCGTGATGTCCCTCGGCCGAGTTCCGATGGAGTCCGCACAAACCGTCGAACTCCATATTCTCGGCCCCTCTGGAATCGCCGTTGCCGATGCCGAAGCGTTGACCTCCGAGGGTCGGCGATTTCCTGCCGACGCTCACGGGATACTTCGCATCGAGGGGATGCCAAAGGGTCGCGCGGGGCGCGCCACAGTGAAGGCCCCAGGCTTTCTACCCGAGCCGGTGACCCTTCCCCGTCAACCGGGGCCGCCGATCGAAGTCCGCTTGCGCCGGACCTTTCAGGTCGTGGGTCGGGTAGTGGATGCTTTCGGAAGCCCCGTTCCGGAAGGTCGAACGACCTTGTCTCTGGGAAATCGATCCTGGACCGGGGAGATCGCCAGCGATGGTGCCTTCATCCTGGATGTGCCTCCCCGAACCGCCGCGGTGCTCGAGCTATCGGTGCCGCAGAGGGTGGCATCGAGGATCGATCTGGAACCGGGGGAGGCCGGTGAGCGGCGGGATCTCGGAGACATCGAACTGTCCGCTGGGCGAGCGATCGCTGGGCAGGTGGTGCGGAAAGAGGACGGATTGCCGGTGGCGGGGGCCCGGGTGTGGACGGTGCGGGCGCCGGAGAACCTGCTCC
This is a stretch of genomic DNA from Acidobacteriota bacterium. It encodes these proteins:
- a CDS encoding carboxypeptidase-like regulatory domain-containing protein; translated protein: MCKGLIGALLLGLVGTSIFAATEPPVEVGRAVAVAAGLEAIPLSWSERLDAGRHSQFTAFWQWSNESPPTRSSVADPPPETFDEALDWLDISVEMGESPLPKGLSLIAAPVEMWREVPEPLLPSWRVPASGRVRIPSSDVPWRIRLLGEGFGTDWIELPGTIRNQVLRLTPATDRRLRLVDRAGDPRAGEALQIFRTGKGRGNRVSLFRSDAEGTVVLPSLPGPLELEVMVLGETTAALIWRGRASSLPETLVLLPGAALEGSVIDARSGEPLAGVRVAVRAFTAPGSERVVARGAVSEETGAWRVEGLAIGKAQVAWSHEGFAHQSRVVELREGVMSLGRVPMESAQTVELHILGPSGIAVADAEALTSEGRRFPADAHGILRIEGMPKGRAGRATVKAPGFLPEPVTLPRQPGPPIEVRLRRTFQVVGRVVDAFGSPVPEGRTTLSLGNRSWTGEIASDGAFILDVPPRTAAVLELSVPQRVASRIDLEPGEAGERRDLGDIELSAGRAIAGQVVRKEDGLPVAGARVWTVRAPENLLLGWLEGDLLEARSDAEGFFELPGLARSSVALQVEAPGRARRHLDVALPDGAERHDLGPIELITGCRVRVVATGVEESGATARLDLRGQWHESDMLTATVSGGAAVFAHVPPGSALLSVMQGADLVCERRIEVPEEVEFEVACDESPGEVRGVVLAGDRQVGPGWLSWSTTSPRAPGVVLKNRVGELESSRVLWGGRPDVRVEVAPDGRFACRRLNAGIWRVTWTPEQGSTFGRPIEVRLEDADEQEVVLRYSLHTVEGVVTDGEGVPVARARVRELESGGFALSRDDGTFGLHGLEPGVLRLRARSGDAVSEVAAVTLTPEKPLPPVELVLGEDHDAVRIEVRDESADGVPGALVFVQSSEGSVRLLTASVAGRVDVPIEPPQPSHLRVAAFAGGRWMLGEWVSLDRALEGLVLEMGRVGEVAFTCEETCGPIALQGAGGWDLSALSLRLGRLLSVEAERPQEIAGLPIGSYRVLVAGKEVAFEVEGGESERVALP